From the genome of Sphingopyxis sp. DBS4:
TCTGACGGGTCGACAGTCTGGCGCCCGCCTCGGTAAAGGCATAGCCGAGACCGGTGATCATGGCATAGGACGGGATACCTGCCGAACCGGCTGCGAACGCGCCCCAGATATTTGGTTTGATCGTATAGGTAAGCAACGCATCAGGCCTGATGCGCAGAAGTATCCGCTTCAAGACACGGTAGTAGGCAAGGTCGGCGCGCATGCCCGTGCCCCTGCGCTCTAGCGGAGTCTCATATACCATCGCCCCCATGGCTTCGAGCGCCGAACGCACATCGCCAGGGATATCCGGGGCTCCGACCGATACCCGATGCCCTGCCGCGAGCAGATCGCGAATCAATGGGCCACGAAAATTAATCAATGAAGGCGCATAGGATCCGAGAAGAAAGATGTGTGTCATGTGGAAAATCTAGATCACTCGTCCGAAAACCATCCAATTACGACCTACCAAAAGCAACTTCCCTCCTGATCTACCGACGCGAATCATGGATTTTACGCGCCTGAAGGCAGCATCCACCGGAAGAGAAATCCTTTCTGAACGAATAAGGATTACTTCCCTTCTCACAGCACATGATGCTCGTTCAAGATCTTACGCAGAACATGCGGGGTCATACATCACCCCTGTCATTCCGATAAAATCTCGCAAAAACCGCAGAGACATCCCTCCTCTTTACAAGCAGAATATCTCGAAAATCAATATTGGTATGGACGTAAAATATCAGTATAACTCCGATACCTGCAACGGAATAGGATAATATATTTGCCATTAATGATCCATAAACCCCCCAATGCGGTATGAAAATAAAATTTAAAATTACATTTAAAATAAGAGAAAATACCATGATAGAAACATATTTTTTCACGTTATAAATAGATATTAGATAGGATCCAATGACCTTAGATGGAATCATGAATATATTAGCAATCAGCATTAAAAGAGAAATTTCATAGCTTTCAGAAAAGCTACTCCCGAAAACAAGATTTATAGCGAATTTCCCAAAACATAAAAACAAAATATATATAATAATAGTCAAGAAAAGCGCCATTCTATGAGCGGATGCAACGCCGCGCGCATCTTCCCCCCGTGCCGTTCTGCTGGTTTGAACATCCTTGAATATATCCGAGAATATCCAAAGATATTCAGCCACAAGAACCCCAACCACATATATGCCAATATCTCTTGCGTTAACATTCAACTCCGACTGAATGAGAACATCAACCTTATAGAGGGTAGTAGTAGAAACGATAAGAAAAAACAAAGGTATCGATCGCATCATTGCGCTTCGCACAACAGGGAAGCTTTTTTGAGATACAAGGCTCTTGATCGAAAAAAGCGAACCAGTCGAAACTTGATCCGGTCCGCGAACGATCGCGCGCAGACTGAGAGCTGTATTCACGAACTCCTTCGAAATGAAGGCACAAACGACCCATCCTACAGCGTGCGGAGCCCAAAACCACACCAGCACCATCGCAAGCACCTCGGCCAAGCTTCCGAGCATTGTGGCTATGGAGGCGCCTTGGATATTCTCGACAAGGCTCACCGCTTGAAATTGCAGCCGAAGCAAAGAGCAGCACGCAACGATCAAAATCATATGGTGCACCGGATTCAGAACGCCGGTCAGCAACAACGCGGCCAGCATGAGCAATGCCGCCATCTTTATTGAAACAGCGACAAAACCCGCGCAGGCCCCCGGCCCTTGTTGCCGCCTAAGGCTCTGATAATAATTGCTTAATCCAAAATTTAGGACGACGACCAGAATAGCCGCGGAATTCTGGATGAAAGCATATTCAGCGCGCATCTCCGGGCCCAGAAAACGAGCAACCAATGCAGATGCCGCGGTCCCGCTAAACACCACAAACATTTTTTTTGCTATTGTCGCCGTATAATCGGAAGATCGTATCATGACCTAGATGACCCTATTAATAAAAACTACTTTATATTAGCAAAAATTCGACATTGCGGGACTTTCGACGCGCGAAACCGCTCGCCGGGCGAGCATCGTGCATCGACGGGCGCAGCGAAGCTGACGGCTCGGCCAGGCCGAGCTGCTGCTGCTCGATGACTGGGGACTCGAACCGTTCGAAGCCGGCGCCCGGTTCCATCTGCCGGAGATG
Proteins encoded in this window:
- a CDS encoding lipopolysaccharide biosynthesis protein, producing MIRSSDYTATIAKKMFVVFSGTAASALVARFLGPEMRAEYAFIQNSAAILVVVLNFGLSNYYQSLRRQQGPGACAGFVAVSIKMAALLMLAALLLTGVLNPVHHMILIVACCSLLRLQFQAVSLVENIQGASIATMLGSLAEVLAMVLVWFWAPHAVGWVVCAFISKEFVNTALSLRAIVRGPDQVSTGSLFSIKSLVSQKSFPVVRSAMMRSIPLFFLIVSTTTLYKVDVLIQSELNVNARDIGIYVVGVLVAEYLWIFSDIFKDVQTSRTARGEDARGVASAHRMALFLTIIIYILFLCFGKFAINLVFGSSFSESYEISLLMLIANIFMIPSKVIGSYLISIYNVKKYVSIMVFSLILNVILNFIFIPHWGVYGSLMANILSYSVAGIGVILIFYVHTNIDFRDILLVKRRDVSAVFARFYRNDRGDV